A genome region from Streptomyces sp. S4.7 includes the following:
- a CDS encoding cytochrome b/b6 domain-containing protein — MTSTPGSGGPTAAPTPRRSDRREDPHGDPPDTTPDTTPDTPPRLRRRFSRAERLVHRTTAALMLLCVATAACLYVPQLAELVGRRHLVVTLHQWSGLLLPAPFLVGLASPSFRADLRRLNRFAPHDKEWLRAVRRRDFRPESRPSGKFNAGQKVYAGWIAGAVLVMLATGLMMWFTGLTPLVWRTSATFVHDWLSLAVGLVLAGHIGMAFADPRARHGMRTGSVQRPWAEREHPFWKEEE; from the coding sequence ATGACGTCGACGCCTGGGTCGGGCGGTCCAACGGCCGCGCCGACACCCCGACGGTCTGACCGGCGGGAAGACCCGCACGGCGACCCGCCGGACACGACACCGGACACGACACCGGACACGCCCCCCCGGCTTCGCCGGCGGTTCAGCCGCGCCGAGCGGCTGGTCCACCGCACCACGGCCGCGCTGATGCTGCTGTGCGTGGCGACGGCGGCCTGTCTGTACGTGCCGCAGCTCGCCGAACTCGTCGGCCGACGCCATCTGGTGGTCACCCTGCACCAGTGGTCGGGACTGCTGCTGCCCGCGCCGTTCCTTGTGGGTCTCGCGTCCCCGTCCTTCCGCGCGGATCTGCGGCGGCTGAACCGTTTCGCGCCGCACGACAAGGAGTGGCTGCGCGCGGTACGCAGGCGCGACTTCCGGCCCGAATCGCGGCCGTCGGGCAAGTTCAACGCCGGCCAGAAGGTGTACGCGGGCTGGATCGCCGGAGCCGTACTGGTCATGCTCGCCACCGGGCTGATGATGTGGTTCACCGGGCTGACACCGCTGGTGTGGCGGACGAGCGCCACCTTCGTCCACGACTGGCTGTCGCTGGCCGTGGGGCTCGTGCTCGCCGGGCACATCGGGATGGCGTTCGCGGACCCGCGGGCGCGTCACGGCATGCGGACCGGATCGGTTCAACGGCCGTGGGCGGAGCGGGAGCACCCTTTTTGGAAGGAAGAGGAGTGA
- a CDS encoding gluconokinase: MSTPHVVVVMGVAGTGKTTVGPLLASALGVPYAEGDDFHPPANIAKMSAGTPLDDDDRRPWLDAIGRWAHDRAGLGGVVSSSALKRAYRDRLRAAAPDAVFLHLTGDRALIERRMSDRKGHFMPTALLDSQFATLQPLGDDEAGVAVDVTGTPEEITERGVAALRRLDRPQQPEPA, encoded by the coding sequence ATGAGCACCCCCCACGTCGTCGTGGTGATGGGCGTGGCAGGTACCGGCAAGACCACCGTCGGTCCCCTGCTGGCCTCCGCACTGGGCGTCCCGTACGCCGAGGGCGACGACTTCCACCCCCCGGCGAACATCGCCAAGATGTCGGCCGGCACCCCGCTGGACGACGACGACCGCCGGCCCTGGCTCGACGCCATCGGGCGGTGGGCGCACGACCGGGCCGGTCTCGGCGGAGTGGTCAGCAGTTCGGCGCTCAAGCGCGCCTACCGCGACAGGCTGCGGGCTGCGGCGCCCGACGCCGTCTTCCTGCATCTCACCGGTGACCGCGCCCTGATCGAGCGTCGGATGTCCGACCGCAAGGGGCACTTCATGCCGACCGCCCTGCTGGACTCCCAGTTCGCCACGTTGCAGCCGCTCGGCGACGACGAGGCGGGCGTCGCCGTCGATGTGACGGGCACCCCCGAGGAGATCACCGAACGGGGTGTCGCCGCACTTCGCCGTCTGGACCGTCCCCAACAGCCCGAACCCGCCTGA
- a CDS encoding FAD-binding dehydrogenase, which yields MAYDADVIVIGAGLAGLVATAELVDAGRSVILLDQEPEGSIGGQAHWSFGGMFLVDSPEQRRLRVKDSRELALQDWLGTAGFDRAEDHWPRKWAEAYVDFAAGEKRSWLRERGVRFFPVVGWAERGGYGARGHGNSVPRFHITWGTGPGVVEPFERKVREGVAEGLVTFRFRHRVTGLGATAGAVDTVTGEVLEPSDAERGTASSRVTAGAFELRAQAVIVTSGGIGGNHDLVRAQWPERLGTPPEKMLSGVPAHVDGLMLGITENAGAHHINRDRMWHYTEGIENWNPIWARHGIRILPGPSSLWLDARGRRLPVPLFPGFDTLGTLDHIMHSGHDHTWFVLNQRVIGKEFALSGSEQNPDLTGKSVRDVINRARQDVPGPVKAFMDNGADFVVEKDLAALVRGMNALTGEPLIDEAELRREITARDREVANPFTKDLQMTAVRGARSYLGDKLIRTVAPHRILDPKAGPLIAVRLHILTRKSLGGLETDLSSRVLRQDGTPLPGVYAAGEAAGFGGGGMHGYRSLEGTFLGGCVFSGRAAGRAAAEAVG from the coding sequence ATGGCGTACGACGCTGATGTGATCGTGATCGGCGCGGGACTGGCGGGGCTGGTCGCCACCGCCGAACTCGTCGACGCCGGGCGTTCGGTCATCCTGCTCGACCAGGAGCCCGAAGGGTCCATCGGCGGACAGGCGCACTGGTCCTTCGGCGGGATGTTCCTCGTGGACTCTCCCGAGCAGCGGCGGCTGCGCGTCAAGGACAGCCGTGAACTCGCGCTCCAGGACTGGCTCGGCACGGCCGGCTTCGACCGTGCCGAGGACCACTGGCCGCGCAAGTGGGCGGAGGCGTACGTGGACTTCGCCGCCGGGGAGAAGCGCTCCTGGCTGCGCGAGCGTGGTGTGCGGTTCTTCCCGGTCGTCGGCTGGGCCGAGCGCGGCGGCTACGGGGCGCGCGGGCACGGCAACTCGGTGCCGCGCTTCCACATCACCTGGGGGACGGGCCCCGGGGTCGTCGAGCCTTTCGAGCGGAAGGTCCGTGAAGGCGTCGCCGAGGGGCTGGTGACGTTCCGCTTCAGGCACCGGGTCACCGGACTCGGCGCCACGGCCGGCGCCGTCGACACCGTGACGGGTGAGGTGCTGGAGCCGAGCGACGCCGAACGCGGCACGGCCAGCAGCCGCGTCACGGCCGGGGCGTTCGAACTCAGGGCGCAGGCCGTGATCGTGACGTCCGGCGGCATCGGCGGCAACCACGACCTCGTACGCGCGCAGTGGCCCGAACGCCTCGGCACCCCGCCCGAGAAGATGCTCTCCGGCGTGCCCGCCCATGTCGACGGCCTGATGCTCGGCATCACCGAGAACGCCGGTGCCCACCACATCAACCGCGACCGGATGTGGCACTACACGGAGGGCATCGAGAACTGGAACCCGATCTGGGCCAGGCACGGCATCCGGATCCTGCCCGGCCCCTCGTCGCTGTGGCTCGACGCGCGCGGCAGACGGCTGCCGGTGCCGCTGTTCCCCGGTTTCGACACCCTCGGCACGCTCGACCACATCATGCACTCGGGTCACGACCACACCTGGTTCGTCCTCAACCAGCGCGTCATCGGTAAGGAGTTCGCGCTCTCGGGCTCCGAGCAGAACCCCGATCTGACGGGGAAGTCCGTGCGCGACGTGATCAACCGGGCGCGGCAGGACGTGCCGGGACCGGTGAAGGCGTTCATGGACAACGGCGCGGACTTCGTCGTGGAGAAGGACCTGGCCGCGCTCGTACGCGGCATGAACGCGCTCACCGGGGAGCCGCTGATCGACGAGGCCGAACTGCGCCGGGAGATCACGGCCCGGGACCGGGAGGTCGCGAACCCGTTCACCAAGGACCTTCAGATGACGGCGGTCCGGGGGGCGCGCTCGTATCTGGGCGACAAGCTGATCCGTACGGTGGCGCCGCACCGCATCCTCGACCCCAAGGCCGGTCCGCTGATCGCCGTCCGGCTGCACATCCTCACCCGCAAGTCGCTCGGCGGCCTGGAGACCGACCTGTCGTCGCGCGTGCTGCGGCAGGACGGGACCCCGCTGCCGGGCGTGTACGCGGCGGGGGAGGCGGCCGGCTTCGGCGGGGGCGGCATGCACGGGTACCGCTCGCTGGAGGGCACTTTCCTGGGCGGCTGCGTCTTCTCCGGCCGTGCGGCGGGCCGGGCGGCGGCGGAGGCGGTGGGCTGA
- a CDS encoding gluconate:H+ symporter, with protein MTSLSVETLAADAVEPITSAGNTQLGIAVLAGIAVIVLLITKFKVHAFLALTIGTLALGAFAGASLGDTITSFSAGLGSTVASVGVLIALGAILGKLLADSGGADQIVDTILSRASGRAMPWAMVLIASVIGLPLFFEVGIVLLIPVVLLVAKRGNFSLMRIGIPALAGLSVMHGLIPPHPGPLVAIDAIGADLGVTLALGLVISVPTVIIAGPVFSRYAARWVDIQPPERMLQTLEKRPSDETDRRPSFGATVATVLLPVVLMLVKALVDIVVDDPENQVQKVADVVGSPLIALLAAVVVGMFTLGRAAGFTKDRLASTVEKSFGPIAGVLLIVAAGGGFKQTLIDAGVGQMILEFSENWSIPALLLGWLIAVAIRLATGSATVATISAAGLAAPLAADMSTSHAALLVLAIGAGSLFFSHVNDAGFWLVKEYFGMDVGQTVKTWSVMETIISVVGLGFVMLLSLIL; from the coding sequence GTGACCAGTCTCAGCGTCGAGACGCTGGCAGCGGACGCCGTAGAACCGATCACCTCGGCCGGCAACACGCAGCTGGGCATCGCCGTTCTCGCCGGTATTGCCGTCATCGTCCTGCTCATCACCAAGTTCAAAGTGCACGCCTTTCTCGCCCTGACCATCGGCACACTGGCACTCGGCGCCTTCGCCGGCGCGTCCCTGGGCGACACGATCACCAGCTTCTCCGCCGGTCTCGGCTCCACCGTCGCCAGCGTCGGCGTGCTGATCGCGCTCGGCGCGATACTCGGCAAGCTGCTCGCGGACTCGGGCGGCGCCGACCAGATAGTCGACACGATCCTCAGCCGGGCGAGCGGGCGCGCGATGCCCTGGGCGATGGTCCTCATCGCCTCGGTGATCGGGCTGCCGCTGTTCTTCGAGGTCGGCATCGTGCTGCTGATACCGGTGGTGCTGCTGGTCGCCAAGCGCGGCAACTTCTCCCTGATGAGGATCGGTATCCCGGCACTGGCCGGCCTCTCCGTCATGCACGGACTGATCCCGCCGCACCCCGGCCCGCTCGTCGCGATCGACGCCATCGGCGCCGACCTCGGCGTCACTCTGGCGCTGGGCCTGGTCATCTCCGTACCGACGGTGATCATCGCCGGTCCGGTGTTCTCCCGCTACGCCGCGCGCTGGGTGGACATCCAGCCGCCCGAGCGGATGCTCCAGACGCTGGAGAAGCGCCCGTCCGACGAGACCGACCGGCGCCCGAGCTTCGGCGCCACCGTCGCGACGGTCCTGCTGCCCGTCGTCCTGATGCTGGTCAAGGCACTGGTCGACATCGTCGTGGACGACCCGGAGAACCAGGTCCAGAAGGTCGCCGATGTCGTCGGCTCGCCGCTGATCGCGCTGCTCGCCGCCGTGGTGGTCGGCATGTTCACCCTGGGACGCGCCGCCGGATTCACCAAGGACCGGCTCGCCTCGACCGTCGAGAAGTCCTTCGGGCCCATCGCGGGCGTGCTGCTGATCGTCGCCGCGGGCGGCGGTTTCAAGCAGACCCTGATCGACGCGGGCGTCGGCCAGATGATCCTGGAGTTCTCCGAGAACTGGTCGATCCCGGCGCTGCTGCTGGGCTGGCTGATCGCGGTGGCGATCCGGCTGGCGACCGGTTCGGCGACCGTCGCGACGATCTCCGCAGCGGGTCTGGCGGCGCCGCTCGCCGCGGACATGTCCACCTCGCACGCGGCGCTGCTGGTCCTGGCGATCGGCGCCGGATCGCTCTTCTTCAGCCATGTGAACGACGCCGGATTCTGGCTGGTGAAGGAGTACTTCGGGATGGACGTCGGCCAGACGGTCAAGACCTGGTCGGTGATGGAGACGATCATCTCCGTGGTCGGTCTCGGCTTCGTGATGCTGCTCTCGCTGATCCTTTAG
- a CDS encoding S-(hydroxymethyl)mycothiol dehydrogenase produces the protein MSQQVQGVVAPGKNEAVRVETIVIPDPGPGEAVVKIQACGVCHTDLHYKQGGINDDYPFLLGHEASGVVESVGDGVTDVAPGDFVILNWRAVCGSCRACLRGRPWYCFNTHNAKRKMTLTDGTELSPALGIGAFAEKTLVAAGQCTKVDPAVSPAVAGLLGCGVMAGIGAAINTGNVGRGDSVAVIGCGGVGDAAVVGSRLAGAARIIAVDIDDRKLATAKAMGATHTVNSRSTDAVEAIRELTGGFGADVVIEAVGRPETYEQAFYARDLAGTVVLVGVPTPEMKLELPLLDVFGRGGSLKSSWYGDCLPSRDFPMLIDLHQQGRIDLGAFVTETIGLGDVEKAFARMHEGDVLRSVVTL, from the coding sequence ATGTCGCAGCAGGTGCAAGGCGTCGTGGCGCCCGGCAAGAACGAGGCGGTTCGGGTCGAGACGATCGTGATCCCCGATCCCGGCCCCGGCGAGGCCGTGGTGAAGATCCAGGCGTGCGGTGTCTGCCACACCGATCTGCACTACAAGCAGGGCGGGATCAACGACGACTACCCCTTCCTCCTCGGACACGAGGCGTCGGGTGTGGTCGAGTCGGTCGGCGACGGTGTCACCGACGTCGCCCCCGGTGATTTCGTCATTCTCAACTGGCGTGCCGTCTGCGGCAGCTGTCGGGCGTGCCTGCGGGGCAGGCCCTGGTACTGCTTCAACACCCACAACGCGAAGCGCAAGATGACCCTGACGGACGGCACCGAGCTGTCCCCCGCGCTCGGCATCGGGGCCTTCGCGGAGAAGACGCTGGTCGCCGCCGGACAGTGCACCAAGGTCGACCCGGCCGTCTCACCGGCCGTCGCCGGTCTGCTGGGCTGCGGCGTCATGGCCGGCATCGGCGCGGCGATCAACACCGGCAACGTCGGCCGGGGCGACTCCGTCGCCGTCATCGGCTGCGGCGGGGTCGGCGACGCGGCGGTCGTCGGCAGCCGACTCGCGGGCGCGGCCCGGATCATCGCCGTCGACATCGACGACCGCAAGCTGGCCACGGCGAAGGCGATGGGCGCCACCCACACCGTCAACTCCCGCTCCACCGACGCCGTCGAGGCGATCCGGGAGCTGACCGGGGGCTTCGGCGCCGATGTCGTCATCGAGGCGGTCGGCCGCCCGGAGACGTACGAACAGGCCTTCTACGCACGCGACTTGGCCGGCACGGTCGTCCTGGTCGGCGTCCCCACCCCCGAGATGAAGCTCGAACTGCCGCTGCTCGACGTCTTCGGCCGCGGCGGCTCGCTCAAGTCGTCCTGGTACGGCGACTGTCTGCCCTCCCGCGACTTCCCCATGCTCATCGACCTGCACCAGCAGGGCCGGATCGACCTGGGCGCGTTCGTCACCGAGACCATCGGACTCGGCGACGTCGAGAAGGCGTTCGCCCGGATGCACGAGGGCGACGTCCTGCGTTCGGTGGTGACGCTCTGA
- a CDS encoding ASCH domain-containing protein, translating into MEKPQEHREPLPPFLLAFPGPLRDQLVAAVLRGEKVSTTGLLAEYEAEKEELPPVGERSALIDSQGREVAVTELTEVRVLPLGQVDLQHALDEGEGYESVEAWRAGHEAFWHSDEMRDALGDPSFTVHDGTLVVAERFRVVERL; encoded by the coding sequence ATGGAGAAGCCCCAGGAGCACCGCGAACCCCTCCCGCCCTTTCTGCTCGCCTTCCCCGGGCCGCTGCGCGATCAGCTGGTCGCCGCCGTGCTGCGCGGGGAGAAGGTCTCGACGACGGGCCTGCTGGCCGAGTACGAGGCGGAGAAGGAGGAACTGCCGCCGGTCGGTGAACGCTCGGCGCTGATCGACTCGCAGGGCCGTGAGGTCGCCGTGACGGAGCTGACGGAGGTACGGGTGCTGCCGCTGGGGCAGGTCGATCTCCAGCACGCGCTGGACGAGGGCGAGGGATACGAGTCGGTCGAGGCCTGGCGCGCGGGCCACGAGGCGTTCTGGCACAGCGACGAGATGCGGGACGCGCTGGGCGACCCGTCGTTCACGGTCCACGACGGCACGCTGGTGGTGGCGGAACGCTTCCGGGTCGTCGAACGCCTGTAG
- a CDS encoding FCD domain-containing protein has translation MTTEGRGLHTHVLDTLGLAITGGEYPVGGVVRTDEVAQRFDVSRTVVREVVRVLESMHLVQSRRRVGVTVLPAREWNVYDPRVIRWRLAGSDRPRQLRSLTVLRSAIEPVAAGLAALHATPEQCAALTEQALGMVATSRGHQLEGYLRHDIAFHRVVLDASGNEMFARLGDVVAEVLTGRTRHEVMFHDPDPAAVTLHVQVAEAVRERDAARAEELTREIAVGALQELDVLAP, from the coding sequence ATGACCACAGAAGGCCGGGGCCTGCATACCCATGTGCTCGACACCCTCGGTCTCGCCATCACGGGGGGCGAGTACCCCGTGGGCGGCGTCGTGCGCACCGACGAGGTCGCCCAGCGCTTCGACGTCTCGCGCACCGTCGTACGCGAAGTCGTCCGCGTCCTGGAGTCGATGCACCTCGTGCAGTCGCGGCGCCGCGTCGGCGTCACGGTGCTGCCCGCCCGCGAGTGGAACGTCTACGACCCACGGGTCATCCGCTGGCGGCTCGCGGGCAGCGACCGGCCGCGCCAGCTGCGCTCCCTGACCGTGCTGCGCTCCGCGATCGAGCCGGTCGCCGCCGGTCTCGCCGCCCTCCACGCCACGCCCGAGCAGTGCGCCGCCCTCACCGAGCAGGCGCTCGGGATGGTCGCCACGTCGCGCGGCCACCAGCTGGAGGGCTATCTGCGGCACGACATCGCCTTCCACCGGGTGGTTCTCGACGCGTCGGGCAACGAGATGTTCGCCCGCCTCGGCGATGTGGTCGCGGAGGTCCTGACGGGCCGTACGCGGCACGAGGTGATGTTCCACGACCCGGACCCGGCGGCCGTCACCCTGCACGTACAGGTCGCCGAGGCCGTACGGGAGCGGGACGCGGCCCGCGCGGAGGAACTGACGCGGGAGATCGCCGTCGGCGCCCTCCAGGAACTCGACGTACTGGCGCCCTGA
- a CDS encoding molybdopterin-dependent oxidoreductase encodes MLGLGAAGVLTAPYLQRGLETFLGAASDRDPTGLTGLLPNGSGFRYYSVATSVPRKGPEDYRLTVDGLVDRPTTYTLDALRKLPQTRLVRDVQCVTGWRVPDTPFEGVRLSRILDAAGVRPGAKAVRFTCFDGTYTESLTLEQARRADVLVALKMQDKPVEHSHGGPVRLYVAPMYFYKSAKWLSGISVTSDVRPGYWEERGYDVDAWVGRSNGRADTPTV; translated from the coding sequence ATGCTCGGACTCGGCGCGGCGGGCGTCCTCACCGCGCCGTATCTCCAGCGTGGACTCGAAACCTTCCTCGGCGCGGCGTCCGACCGTGACCCGACGGGGCTGACCGGCCTGCTGCCCAACGGGAGCGGGTTCCGCTACTACTCGGTGGCCACCTCCGTACCCCGCAAGGGCCCCGAGGACTACCGGCTGACGGTGGACGGGCTGGTCGACCGGCCCACCACGTACACGCTCGACGCCCTGCGCAAGCTGCCGCAGACCCGCCTGGTCCGGGACGTGCAGTGCGTCACCGGCTGGCGTGTGCCGGACACTCCGTTCGAGGGCGTACGGCTGTCGCGCATCCTCGACGCGGCGGGGGTACGGCCCGGCGCGAAGGCGGTCCGCTTCACCTGCTTCGACGGCACGTACACCGAGAGCCTGACCTTGGAGCAGGCCCGACGGGCCGACGTGCTGGTGGCGCTGAAGATGCAGGACAAGCCGGTGGAGCACTCGCACGGCGGTCCGGTACGGCTCTACGTGGCGCCCATGTACTTCTACAAGTCGGCGAAATGGCTCTCCGGGATCTCCGTCACCTCCGACGTCCGCCCCGGCTACTGGGAGGAGCGCGGCTATGACGTCGACGCCTGGGTCGGGCGGTCCAACGGCCGCGCCGACACCCCGACGGTCTGA